From Bacillus pumilus, one genomic window encodes:
- a CDS encoding calcium-translocating P-type ATPase, SERCA-type, with protein MNWHELNQTDLLKTMNTSIGDGLSEKDVQKRLEKHGPNELQEGKKASALIIFLAQFKDFMVLILLAATIISAFLGEYIDAVAIVAIVLINGVLGFYQERRAEKSLQALKELSTPHVYARRNNEWVKIPSKHLVPGDIVKFSSGDRIGADIRLLETKSLEIEESALTGESIPAVKHASPLSRDHVSLGDLTNMAFMGTLVTRGSGVGVVIGTGMNTAMGQIAGMLDAAGNMETPLQRRLEQLGKILIVAALFLTVLVVVLGVVQGHDLYHMFLAGVSLAVAAIPEGLPAIVTVALSLGVQRMIKQKSIVRKLPAVETLGCASIICSDKTGTMTQNKMTVTHVWAEGKTWNISGTGYEPSGDFTLNGELVHVDKHPSLQKVLLYGALCNTSTIIEKDGEMRLDGDPTEGALLTAARKAGFTEQFIEAGFHVVEEFPFDSERKMMSVVVETNQKERYVIAKGAPDVLMNRSSHIMHGGRTASFSTTHRQETEAAIQGLARQALRTIAIAYKKVGLTEKINSVQQAETDLTFIGLEGMIDPPRPEVRRAIKECRDAGIKTVMITGDHVETAKAIAKDLSLLPKQGKVLDGKALDQMSDKELEQTAENVYVFARVSPEHKLRIVKAYQKNGHIVAMTGDGVNDAPAIKQADIGISMGITGTDVAKEASSLILLDDNFATIKSAIKEGRNIYENIRKFVRYLLASNVGEILVMLFAMLLALPLPLVPIQILWVNLVTDGLPAMALGMDKPEGDVMKRKPRNMKEGIFARGLGWKVVSRGFLIGLATLLAFMFVYHRDPNNLQYAQTVAFSTLVLAQLIHVFDCRSERSIFERNPFGNLYLIGAVLSSLLLMFVVIYYPPLQPIFKTVAIAPIDWLLIIGMSALPTFLLAGSLLTRKK; from the coding sequence ATGAATTGGCATGAACTGAACCAAACCGATTTATTAAAAACAATGAATACATCGATAGGTGACGGACTGTCAGAAAAAGATGTGCAAAAACGGCTTGAAAAACACGGGCCAAATGAATTGCAGGAAGGGAAAAAGGCGTCGGCTCTGATCATTTTTTTAGCGCAATTTAAAGATTTTATGGTGTTAATTTTGCTTGCGGCAACGATCATTTCTGCTTTTTTAGGCGAATACATTGATGCTGTAGCAATTGTAGCGATTGTTCTGATTAATGGAGTGCTCGGCTTTTATCAAGAACGTCGCGCGGAAAAATCTCTTCAAGCGCTAAAGGAATTATCAACCCCGCATGTGTATGCAAGGAGAAATAATGAATGGGTCAAGATCCCGTCTAAACATCTCGTGCCAGGGGATATTGTGAAATTTTCGAGTGGAGACCGGATTGGGGCAGACATTAGATTACTAGAAACCAAAAGTTTAGAAATTGAAGAGTCCGCTCTCACTGGCGAGTCCATCCCTGCGGTCAAACACGCAAGTCCGCTTTCACGAGACCATGTCTCGCTTGGAGATTTGACGAACATGGCCTTTATGGGGACGCTTGTCACTAGAGGAAGCGGCGTGGGCGTTGTGATTGGTACAGGAATGAATACAGCGATGGGACAAATTGCCGGCATGCTGGATGCAGCAGGGAATATGGAAACACCGCTGCAAAGACGTCTCGAACAGCTGGGAAAAATCCTGATTGTTGCTGCTTTATTTTTAACGGTGCTCGTTGTGGTTCTTGGCGTTGTACAAGGACATGATTTGTATCATATGTTCCTGGCGGGAGTATCTCTTGCAGTTGCTGCCATTCCTGAAGGACTGCCGGCGATTGTTACCGTCGCACTTTCCTTAGGAGTGCAGCGGATGATCAAACAAAAATCGATTGTCAGAAAGCTTCCGGCGGTGGAAACACTTGGCTGCGCGTCGATCATTTGCTCAGATAAAACAGGAACTATGACGCAAAATAAAATGACTGTGACACATGTATGGGCAGAGGGCAAAACGTGGAATATTTCTGGTACGGGCTATGAGCCATCTGGTGATTTCACCTTAAACGGAGAACTTGTCCATGTAGACAAACATCCAAGTCTGCAAAAGGTGTTATTATACGGGGCGCTTTGTAATACATCGACCATCATTGAAAAAGATGGGGAGATGAGGCTTGATGGAGATCCGACAGAGGGGGCACTTCTCACCGCAGCACGTAAAGCAGGGTTTACAGAGCAATTCATCGAAGCCGGATTTCACGTTGTAGAGGAGTTTCCTTTTGATTCAGAAAGAAAGATGATGTCAGTCGTCGTCGAAACGAATCAAAAAGAGCGGTATGTCATTGCAAAAGGTGCGCCGGATGTCCTGATGAACCGTTCAAGTCATATCATGCACGGCGGCCGCACAGCTTCTTTTTCAACCACTCACAGGCAAGAAACAGAGGCTGCGATTCAAGGCTTAGCAAGACAAGCGCTGAGAACGATTGCCATTGCGTATAAAAAAGTCGGTCTGACAGAAAAAATCAACTCTGTCCAGCAGGCTGAAACCGATTTGACATTTATCGGGTTAGAGGGCATGATCGATCCACCTCGTCCTGAAGTCAGACGAGCGATTAAAGAGTGCAGGGATGCTGGCATAAAAACAGTCATGATTACAGGGGATCACGTGGAAACAGCCAAAGCGATTGCCAAAGACTTGAGCCTTTTACCAAAGCAAGGAAAGGTGCTCGACGGAAAAGCGCTGGATCAGATGAGTGACAAAGAGCTTGAGCAAACGGCTGAAAATGTATACGTCTTTGCACGGGTATCACCTGAGCATAAGCTGAGAATTGTGAAGGCCTATCAAAAAAATGGACATATTGTGGCGATGACAGGTGACGGGGTCAATGATGCGCCTGCGATTAAGCAAGCAGATATCGGCATCTCCATGGGCATCACTGGAACAGACGTAGCCAAAGAAGCATCTTCTCTTATTTTACTTGATGACAACTTTGCGACCATTAAATCCGCCATTAAAGAAGGCCGGAATATTTATGAAAACATTCGGAAGTTTGTCCGGTATTTGCTGGCATCCAATGTTGGAGAAATTTTGGTTATGCTGTTCGCGATGCTCCTAGCGCTTCCGCTTCCTCTCGTTCCTATTCAAATTTTATGGGTCAACCTTGTCACAGATGGTCTTCCAGCGATGGCACTTGGCATGGATAAGCCAGAAGGCGATGTCATGAAGCGAAAGCCGAGGAACATGAAAGAGGGCATTTTTGCTAGAGGGCTCGGCTGGAAGGTTGTATCTAGAGGATTCCTCATCGGGCTTGCGACCCTTTTAGCATTTATGTTTGTGTATCACCGCGATCCAAACAACCTGCAATATGCACAGACTGTTGCATTTAGTACGCTTGTTTTGGCGCAGCTCATTCATGTATTTGACTGCCGCAGTGAACGGTCCATCTTTGAACGCAATCCATTCGGGAATCTTTACTTGATCGGTGCGGTTTTGTCATCACTTTTACTTATGTTTGTGGTCATTTATTATCCGCCGCTTCAGCCGATTTTCAAAACGGTGGCCATTGCACCAATTGATTGGCTGCTGATCATCGGTATGTCTGCACTGCCAACTTTTTTACTGGCAGGATCACTTTTGACAAGAAAAAAATAA